The proteins below are encoded in one region of Streptomyces ficellus:
- a CDS encoding methyltransferase — MTDRTAVGGAASEDAAHALLASLPDTLPREEILAINSGSTSDIHTERTYAYNGWTFTLPPGVFAPGDTSRIVHDRLLDGTIPVKGRSYAAMGAGLGVEAVIAGSLGAREVYAADVHPDSVATAAAHYRDIVGDRTDTVFRPLVSNLFEDFPDTARLDVITFNPPAVSTRTSEDPTVVRNVCVGAGIVLRFLDQIVTRDLLAPDGEVHLVVSNTAELRRIVGHAVDAGFRPVVLHRQTWEGDNCQAYLFKLIRHDAA; from the coding sequence ATGACCGACCGCACCGCAGTCGGCGGCGCCGCGTCCGAGGACGCTGCCCACGCGCTGCTGGCCTCCCTGCCCGACACGCTGCCCCGGGAGGAGATCCTCGCCATCAACAGCGGCTCCACGTCCGACATCCACACCGAGCGGACGTACGCGTACAACGGCTGGACCTTCACACTCCCGCCGGGCGTGTTCGCGCCGGGCGACACCAGCCGCATCGTCCACGACCGTCTGCTGGACGGCACGATCCCCGTCAAGGGCCGCTCGTACGCGGCGATGGGCGCCGGCCTCGGCGTCGAAGCCGTGATCGCCGGCTCCCTGGGGGCGCGGGAGGTCTACGCGGCCGACGTCCACCCGGACAGCGTGGCGACGGCCGCCGCGCACTACCGGGACATCGTCGGCGACCGGACGGACACCGTCTTCCGGCCGCTGGTGTCCAACCTGTTCGAGGACTTCCCCGACACCGCCCGGCTGGACGTCATCACCTTCAACCCGCCCGCCGTCAGCACCAGGACCAGCGAGGACCCCACCGTGGTCCGCAACGTCTGCGTGGGCGCCGGGATCGTCCTGCGCTTCCTCGACCAGATCGTCACCCGCGATCTGCTCGCGCCGGACGGTGAGGTCCACCTGGTCGTGTCCAACACCGCCGAACTCAGGCGGATCGTCGGCCACGCCGTCGACGCCGGGTTCCGGCCCGTCGTCCTGCACCGCCAGACCTGGGAGGGCGACAACTGCCAGGCGTACCTGTT
- a CDS encoding ABC transporter ATP-binding protein: MTALTTPTGGPTALATVRDLTARAGNTVLLDGVDLDLYAGRVTALVGPSGSGKTTAALTLLGEAGPGVRLTGRVTVGGVTVVDGLGPTARAASVPGRVVAYMPQHPGSTLNPARRTGAVLAELARLHHPASPPADVVAEALRSAQLPAGRDVQRRFPHQFSGGQRQRVALAQTLVCRPRILVLDEPSTGLDTVARTRLAEELASLTREGLGLLLLSHDHDLVRALADHVVVLSRGRVVASGTPAEALPVRPRPDVVRHRPRDPGRPPVLEVRALSAHLRSHRRGPVLHAVDLRLAAGACVGVAGLSGSGKTTLARCVAGLHERQRGRVLLDGVALPVLRRRTREQKRRVQYVWQEVRGSFDERRPVAEQVARTAVRLRGRAPDDARADALRLLDRLGLDPETAGRRPAGLSGGELQRAALARAVVAAPDVLVCDEITTALDPAATSAVLAELARLREEHGTALLWVSHDLGLLAAVAHHVVVIDEGRVVETGAPDEVLRAPRAALTRRLVDAMDLGAGRAVADTASGRTGADRAASHPS; this comes from the coding sequence ATGACCGCGCTCACCACCCCCACCGGCGGACCCACCGCGCTCGCCACCGTCCGCGACCTGACCGCACGCGCCGGGAACACCGTGCTCCTCGACGGGGTCGACCTCGACCTGTACGCGGGACGCGTCACCGCGCTCGTCGGCCCGTCCGGCAGCGGCAAGACGACCGCCGCCCTCACGCTCCTGGGCGAGGCGGGACCGGGCGTACGGCTGACCGGCCGGGTCACCGTCGGCGGCGTCACCGTCGTCGACGGCCTCGGCCCCACGGCGAGGGCCGCCTCGGTGCCCGGGCGGGTCGTGGCGTACATGCCGCAACACCCGGGAAGCACACTGAACCCGGCCCGCCGCACCGGCGCCGTCCTCGCCGAACTGGCCCGGCTGCACCACCCGGCGTCCCCGCCGGCGGACGTGGTGGCGGAGGCGCTCCGCTCCGCGCAGCTCCCTGCCGGGCGGGACGTCCAGCGGCGCTTCCCCCACCAGTTCTCCGGCGGCCAGCGGCAGCGCGTCGCCCTCGCCCAGACCCTGGTGTGCCGCCCCCGGATCCTGGTCCTCGACGAGCCCAGCACCGGTCTGGACACGGTGGCCCGCACGCGGCTCGCGGAGGAACTCGCCTCGCTCACCCGCGAGGGCCTCGGCCTGCTCCTGCTCAGCCACGACCACGACCTGGTGCGGGCCCTCGCCGACCACGTGGTCGTCCTGAGCCGTGGCCGGGTGGTGGCCTCGGGCACTCCCGCCGAGGCCCTGCCCGTCCGGCCGCGGCCCGACGTCGTACGCCACCGCCCCCGCGACCCCGGCCGGCCGCCGGTGCTGGAGGTGCGCGCGCTCTCCGCGCACCTGCGAAGCCACCGCCGCGGCCCCGTCCTGCACGCGGTGGACCTGCGTCTGGCGGCCGGGGCCTGCGTCGGTGTCGCGGGCCTGTCCGGCAGCGGCAAGACGACCCTGGCCCGCTGCGTCGCCGGCCTCCACGAGCGGCAGCGCGGCCGGGTGCTCCTGGACGGCGTGGCCCTGCCCGTCCTGCGGCGGCGCACCCGCGAGCAGAAGCGGCGCGTGCAGTACGTGTGGCAGGAGGTGCGCGGCTCGTTCGACGAGCGGCGTCCGGTGGCCGAGCAGGTGGCCCGTACCGCCGTACGGCTCCGCGGTCGCGCCCCGGACGACGCGCGCGCCGACGCGCTGCGGCTGCTGGACCGCCTGGGGCTCGACCCGGAGACCGCCGGGCGCCGGCCCGCCGGCCTGTCCGGCGGCGAGCTGCAACGGGCGGCGCTGGCCCGGGCGGTCGTCGCGGCACCCGACGTCCTGGTCTGCGACGAGATCACCACGGCCCTGGACCCGGCCGCCACCTCGGCGGTCCTCGCCGAACTCGCCCGGCTCCGCGAGGAGCACGGCACCGCGCTGCTGTGGGTGAGCCACGATCTCGGGCTCCTCGCCGCCGTCGCCCATCACGTCGTCGTCATCGACGAGGGGCGCGTCGTCGAGACCGGCGCCCCCGACGAGGTGCTGCGCGCGCCCCGGGCCGCGCTCACCCGGCGGCTCGTCGACGCGATGGACCTCGGCGCGGGCCGGGCGGTCGCGGACACGGCCTCGGGCCGGACGGGCGCGGACCGGGCGGCCTCGCACCCGTCCTAG
- a CDS encoding ABC transporter permease, translating into MNARAVVRSLRAPVGAVLLALPLGAAALGPLFADAPAAGLAAPYAARDGEHLLGTDALGRDVLALLLHGGRSALGMALGAVVLAYLVGGMAGLLAASARRRWLDELLIRPLDVLLPLPTLLVISVVAVGWRGSPVAIALAVAAVNVPPVARLVRAAALDAASSPVAEALRLQGESWSRIQFGFVARSALGPVTADFGTRVTLAVFLVGSANFLGLGLSPTAPDWAVSIARGREGLLLQPWAVLAPALMLVLFTVGLNLLADRLLARSRPLTQRKEPAR; encoded by the coding sequence ATGAATGCCCGTGCGGTGGTCCGCTCCCTGCGGGCGCCCGTCGGCGCCGTGCTCCTCGCCCTGCCGCTCGGCGCGGCCGCGCTGGGGCCGCTGTTCGCCGACGCGCCCGCCGCCGGGCTGGCCGCCCCCTACGCGGCACGCGACGGCGAACACCTCCTCGGCACGGACGCCCTGGGCCGCGACGTCCTGGCCCTGCTGCTCCACGGCGGGCGCAGCGCGCTGGGCATGGCCCTGGGCGCGGTCGTACTCGCCTACCTGGTGGGCGGGATGGCCGGCCTGCTCGCGGCGTCCGCGCGTCGGCGGTGGCTGGACGAACTGCTCATCCGGCCGCTGGACGTGCTCCTGCCGCTCCCGACCCTGTTGGTGATCAGTGTGGTCGCCGTGGGCTGGCGCGGCTCACCGGTCGCCATCGCGCTCGCCGTCGCTGCCGTCAACGTGCCGCCGGTCGCCCGGCTGGTCAGGGCGGCCGCGCTGGACGCGGCGAGCAGTCCGGTCGCCGAGGCGCTGCGGCTCCAGGGCGAGTCGTGGAGCCGCATCCAGTTCGGGTTCGTCGCGCGCTCGGCGCTCGGCCCGGTCACCGCCGACTTCGGCACCCGGGTCACCCTCGCGGTCTTCCTCGTCGGATCGGCCAACTTCCTGGGGCTCGGGCTGAGTCCGACGGCACCCGACTGGGCGGTGAGCATCGCGCGCGGCCGGGAGGGGCTCCTGCTCCAGCCGTGGGCGGTGCTGGCGCCCGCCCTGATGCTCGTCCTGTTCACGGTGGGGCTCAACCTGCTTGCCGACCGCCTGCTCGCCCGTTCCCGCCCCCTCACGCAGAGGAAGGAGCCCGCCCGATGA
- a CDS encoding ABC transporter permease: MRGYAFQRLALGAAQLALLAVLVFALTALLPGDAADVRNNEDATDAQVAALREQLGLDRPAVERFTDWAAGLPTGDFGTSLVSGGPVRDILADTVGTTLVLGAVTLAVVLPVAVLLGVASGLREGGRLDRTVTSVTLALNAVPDFVLALLLVAGLSLKLGLLPATWVGVEAGDLLAEPALLVLPVTVVAARVVCLLSRQVRAGVVSVLGAGYVVQARRLGVPRRTLLLRHVLPNAAVPGIQELARVGDNLVGGVLIVEAVFAVPGVATALVRAVEARDVPTVQGLALVVAVAALLFSLAADLLCHRLVPRTEVLR; the protein is encoded by the coding sequence ATGCGTGGGTACGCCTTCCAGCGGCTCGCCCTCGGCGCCGCCCAGCTCGCGCTGCTCGCGGTGCTGGTCTTCGCCCTGACCGCCCTCCTGCCGGGTGACGCCGCCGACGTCCGCAACAACGAGGACGCCACCGACGCGCAGGTAGCGGCGCTGCGCGAACAACTCGGCCTGGACCGCCCGGCGGTGGAGCGGTTCACCGACTGGGCGGCGGGCCTGCCCACCGGCGACTTCGGCACCTCCCTGGTCAGCGGCGGCCCGGTACGGGACATCCTCGCCGACACCGTCGGTACGACCCTGGTGCTCGGCGCGGTGACGCTCGCCGTCGTCCTGCCCGTGGCCGTGCTCCTCGGCGTGGCGTCCGGTCTGCGCGAGGGCGGCCGCCTGGACCGTACCGTCACCTCCGTCACCCTCGCCCTGAACGCCGTACCCGACTTCGTGCTGGCCCTGCTGCTGGTCGCCGGGCTGTCGCTCAAGCTGGGCCTGCTGCCCGCCACATGGGTGGGCGTCGAGGCGGGCGACCTGCTCGCCGAACCCGCGCTGCTGGTCCTGCCGGTCACGGTCGTGGCCGCGCGCGTGGTGTGCCTGCTCTCCCGGCAGGTGCGGGCGGGCGTGGTCTCCGTCCTCGGCGCGGGGTACGTCGTGCAGGCCAGGCGCCTGGGCGTGCCGCGCCGGACGCTGCTGCTGCGCCACGTACTGCCCAACGCGGCGGTCCCCGGCATCCAGGAGCTGGCGCGGGTGGGCGACAACCTCGTCGGCGGCGTCCTGATCGTCGAGGCGGTCTTCGCCGTGCCCGGGGTGGCCACCGCGCTCGTCCGGGCGGTGGAGGCGCGGGACGTACCCACCGTGCAGGGCCTCGCCCTGGTGGTCGCCGTCGCGGCCCTGCTGTTCAGCCTCGCGGCGGACCTGCTGTGTCACCGCCTCGTCCCGCGTACGGAGGTCCTCCGATGA
- a CDS encoding ABC transporter substrate-binding protein, with protein MSIFRNRREFLALTGAAAGGIALTACGGPGATDEAAGGGEPRRGGRFRALFTGGGEQETIDPHAESLAIDMARTKALFDRLVELDATMAPVPRLAAKWESNADATVWRFTLREALFHDGKPLAPEDVLFTFARILDPKATTHFAQGLLSVIDLKKSRAAGGNVVEVALKRPTAEFPALLGTLGTAVVSSRYADPARPAGTGAFRLKTFQAGRSFVAERFDDHWDGGAYVDELHVLAADADARGNALRAGEAEFGYEMTPTFARTVQADRSVRVLAAKGSTAHAIVMKCDQEPFDDPDVTLAFKLLADREKLVQVVLAGQGVVGNDMFGKGYQYYPEDVPQRTRDVEEARALLKKAGVLNRTLSLYTSSVANGFVEAATLFAEQAADAGLRVKVTTGSSETYFKDQLTKGVMGSHRSGAMTIPNYLNDRLLSTSAFNASAWRRKDFDAAFATARSTTDEAERTRLYGRLQRTVHDEGGLLVWGHPDWLNAVSSRVRGMDAAPPNTLHSARFDKVWLA; from the coding sequence ATGTCGATCTTCCGGAACCGCCGAGAGTTCCTCGCCCTGACCGGCGCCGCAGCGGGCGGCATAGCCCTGACCGCGTGCGGCGGCCCCGGCGCCACGGACGAGGCCGCCGGCGGCGGCGAGCCGCGGCGGGGCGGCCGGTTCCGGGCGCTGTTCACCGGGGGCGGCGAGCAGGAGACGATCGACCCGCACGCCGAGTCGCTGGCCATCGACATGGCCCGCACCAAGGCGCTGTTCGACCGGCTCGTGGAGCTGGACGCCACCATGGCGCCCGTACCCCGCCTCGCCGCGAAGTGGGAGTCCAACGCCGACGCCACCGTGTGGCGGTTCACCCTCCGCGAGGCGCTCTTCCACGACGGCAAGCCGCTGGCGCCCGAGGACGTCCTCTTCACCTTCGCCCGCATCCTCGACCCGAAGGCGACCACCCACTTCGCGCAGGGCCTGCTGTCCGTCATCGACCTCAAGAAGAGCCGCGCGGCGGGCGGGAACGTCGTCGAGGTCGCCCTGAAGCGGCCCACCGCCGAGTTCCCCGCCCTCCTCGGCACCCTCGGCACGGCCGTCGTCAGCTCCCGGTACGCCGACCCGGCCCGCCCGGCCGGCACCGGGGCGTTCCGGCTGAAGACCTTCCAGGCCGGGCGTTCCTTCGTCGCCGAGCGCTTCGACGACCACTGGGACGGCGGCGCGTACGTCGACGAGCTGCACGTCCTCGCCGCGGACGCCGACGCCCGCGGCAACGCCCTGCGGGCGGGGGAAGCCGAGTTCGGCTACGAGATGACGCCCACCTTCGCGCGGACCGTCCAGGCCGACAGATCCGTACGGGTCCTGGCCGCCAAGGGCAGCACCGCCCACGCCATCGTGATGAAGTGCGACCAGGAACCCTTCGACGACCCGGACGTGACCCTGGCGTTCAAACTGCTCGCCGACCGCGAAAAGCTCGTCCAGGTCGTCCTCGCCGGACAGGGCGTGGTCGGCAACGACATGTTCGGCAAGGGCTACCAGTACTACCCCGAGGACGTCCCGCAGCGTACGCGTGACGTCGAGGAGGCCCGCGCGCTGCTGAAGAAGGCGGGCGTGCTCAACAGGACGCTGTCCCTCTACACCTCATCAGTGGCCAACGGCTTCGTGGAGGCCGCGACGCTCTTCGCCGAGCAGGCCGCCGACGCCGGACTGCGGGTGAAGGTCACCACCGGTTCGTCCGAGACGTACTTCAAGGACCAGCTCACCAAGGGGGTGATGGGCAGCCACCGCTCCGGCGCGATGACCATCCCCAACTACCTCAACGACCGGCTGCTGAGCACCTCCGCCTTCAACGCCTCCGCCTGGCGCCGCAAGGACTTCGACGCGGCCTTCGCCACGGCCCGGTCCACCACCGACGAGGCCGAACGGACCCGGCTCTACGGCCGGTTGCAGCGCACGGTGCACGACGAGGGCGGACTGCTCGTGTGGGGCCACCCGGACTGGCTCAACGCCGTCTCGTCCCGGGTCCGCGGCATGGACGCCGCCCCGCCCAACACCCTGCACTCGGCCCGCTTCGACAAGGTGTGGCTGGCCTGA
- a CDS encoding glycosyltransferase produces the protein MRILIVTAGSRGDVAPYTGLGQRLTAAGHEVAVAAHPCFETLVRGCGLDHRPVPGDPQALIEDWARAASRAETQALTRAYADGLADGVAQAAAGGADLLLTAFGPAPLSRAAGEALGVPVIGTYLVPSHPARNS, from the coding sequence ATGCGCATCCTGATCGTCACGGCCGGCTCACGCGGAGACGTCGCGCCCTACACGGGCCTGGGGCAGCGCCTGACGGCCGCGGGCCACGAAGTCGCCGTCGCCGCCCACCCGTGCTTCGAGACACTCGTCCGCGGCTGCGGACTCGACCACCGACCCGTACCGGGAGACCCGCAAGCGCTGATCGAGGACTGGGCCAGGGCGGCGTCGCGGGCCGAGACGCAGGCGCTGACCAGGGCGTACGCGGACGGGCTCGCCGACGGGGTGGCGCAGGCCGCGGCGGGCGGAGCCGACCTGCTGCTCACCGCCTTCGGCCCGGCACCGCTCAGCCGGGCGGCCGGCGAAGCGCTGGGCGTCCCCGTCATCGGCACCTACCTCGTACCGTCCCACCCGGCCCGGAACTCCTAG
- a CDS encoding class I SAM-dependent methyltransferase: MAEHQDETRAAYDGVVELYASMFANRLETQPFSRNMIGIFAELVRGTGNLRAADVGCGPGHLTAMLHDLGLDAFGLDLSPAMVDHARRAHPELQFDEARMEALPVEDGALGGVLAHYSMIHTPPGELPALLAEQARVLAPGGLLLVSFFATDGPEPVRFDHKVTPAYSWPADRFAELLAGAGLVTFARLLHDPASERGFLDAHLLARLR; this comes from the coding sequence GTGGCGGAGCACCAGGACGAGACCAGGGCGGCCTACGACGGGGTCGTCGAGCTGTATGCGTCGATGTTCGCTAATCGGCTGGAGACGCAGCCGTTCTCGCGGAACATGATCGGCATCTTTGCCGAGCTGGTGCGCGGGACGGGGAACCTGCGGGCGGCCGATGTCGGCTGCGGGCCCGGACATCTGACGGCCATGCTGCACGACCTCGGGCTGGATGCCTTCGGGCTGGACCTCTCCCCAGCCATGGTCGACCATGCCCGGCGGGCCCATCCGGAGCTGCAGTTCGACGAGGCACGGATGGAGGCCCTCCCAGTTGAGGACGGCGCGCTCGGCGGAGTGCTGGCCCACTACTCGATGATCCACACCCCTCCTGGGGAACTACCCGCGCTGCTTGCCGAGCAGGCGCGTGTCCTGGCACCAGGGGGCCTGCTCCTGGTCTCGTTCTTCGCGACAGACGGGCCCGAGCCGGTCCGCTTCGACCACAAGGTGACGCCCGCTTATAGCTGGCCGGCGGACCGGTTCGCCGAGCTGCTGGCCGGGGCCGGGCTCGTCACATTCGCCCGGCTGCTCCACGACCCGGCCTCTGAGCGGGGCTTCCTCGACGCCCACTTGCTGGCCCGCCTCCGCTAG